The following proteins come from a genomic window of Diorhabda carinulata isolate Delta chromosome X, icDioCari1.1, whole genome shotgun sequence:
- the LOC130902773 gene encoding spermine oxidase-like: MKPSQLLLVILSILVASGVCREQYKIVIVGAGAAGIATATKLLENGIDDILVLEAESRIGGRINTVNFHGCNVDLGAEWVGGEVNNVVYETLKDRNLLYLLTRDVFPEKFYLSSRQMISEKLSKELFDAVFAAFDINTGTGPHNSTGSVIQQRYRENIIKKFKAGDGDMDIFIWAEDFLRHFFLFAKGSFSWYDNAYTSDHETCPGYQNYGWKNHGYGKFLDVLIRKYPNPSRQLPFFEKLLVDKEVTKITVNDDHIVINCSDNSHYKANHVVFTTSIGVLKENHKKLFSPKLPIYKQLAIERIGIGAVIKVFLKYEHEWWGNSSGFNFIWTEKDRISSRTEFPEGPENKYGQSWITEIYNVIVIPNSRILLVVFTGEMIPVIEKLDDQIVTNGIKFTLKKFLGHLYKIMEPQTMIRSNWYHNPHFRGTYSFSSINSTGEDVKNLMAPIKNAEGCPIILFAGEATSPLHHSSAHGAVESGFREAERLINIYKN, translated from the exons ATGAAGCCATCACAGCTATTGTTAGTAATCTTAAGTATATTAGTGGCGTCTGGCGTCTGTAGGGAACAATACAAAATAGTTATAGTCGGTGCGGGAGCAGCTGGTATAGCTACAGCAACGAAGCTTTTAGAAAATGGTATTGACGACATATTAGTATTAGAAGCTGAATCGCGAATCGGTGGAAGAATAAATACTGTTAATTTTCATGGATGCAATGTAGATTTAGGTGCTGAATGGGTTGGAGGTGAAGTGAATAATGTTGTTTATGAAACTTTGAAAGACAGaaatttgctttatttattaACACGTGATGTATTTccggaaaaattttatttgtcatCGAGACAAATGATTAGTGAAAAGTTATCAAAAGAACTGTTTGATGCAGTGTTCGCTGCATTTGATATTAATACAGGTACCGGTCCGCATAACAGCACTGGATCCGTTATACAACAAAG GTATCGTGAAAATATAATCAAGAAGTTTAAAGCTGGAGATGGAGACATGGACATATTCATTTGGGCTGAAGATTTTCTACGCCATTTCTTCTTGTTTGCAAAAGGATCATTCTCTTGGTATGACAACGCCTATACTTCAGATCACGAAACATGTCCAGGATATCAAAATTATGGTTGGAAAAATCACGGATACGGCAAATTTTTGGACGTTCTTATCAGAAAGTATCCAAACCCAAGCAGACAACTTcctttttttgagaaattactTGTTGATAAAGAAGTGACTAAAATCACTGTTAATGACGATCACATTGTAATCAATTGCTCAGATAACTCTCACTATAAGGCAAATCATGTAGTTTTCACAACTTCAATAGGAGTTTTGAAGGAAAACCATAAGAAACTTTTCTCTCCTAAATTACCAATTTATAAACAGTTAGCGATTGAAAGAATCGGAATTGGAGCTGtgataaaagtatttttgaaatacGAACATGAATGGTGGGGGAACTCATCTGGGTTCAATTTTATTTGGACTGAGAAGGATAGGATATCATCCAGAACTGAATTTCCCGAAGGTCCTGAAAATAAG TATGGTCAATCTTGGATTACCGAAATTTACAATGTCATAGTTATACCTAACTCAAGGATACTACTAGTGGTATTCACAGGAGAAATGATCCCTGTTATTGAGAAATTGGATGATCAAATTGTAACTAATGGGATAAAGtttactttaaaaaagtttttgggacatttgtataaaattatggAACCGCAAACGATGATACG GTCAAACTGGTATCATAATCCACATTTCAGAGGCACATATTCATTTAGTTCTATAAATTCAACCGGTGAAgatgtgaaaaatttgatggcTCCCATCAAAAACGCAGAAGGTTGTCCGATTATATTATTTGCTGGAGAAGCAACGAGTCCTCTACACCACTCTAGTGCTCACGGTGCAGTTGAATCTGGATTTAGAGAAGCAGAGAGACTAATCAACATATACAAAAATTAG